From a single Streptomyces sp. NBC_00377 genomic region:
- a CDS encoding acyl-CoA dehydrogenase family protein — MSAQPDLLYSEEEEALRAAVRDLLADHCGAPGVIARTESDAPHDLAAWKALGDGMGLAGLLVPEELGGQGATHREVAVVLEELGRAVAPVPYLSSAVVATEALLAVGDEELLGRLASGRTIGVLAVGLHTAPGAAVKPVHVEGGLLGGELAGIADAAVADVLLVPADDGGLYAVDASAVTVTPQVSFDLTRPLATLTLAGAPGRRLGDAEPAVRRALRAGAGLLASEQLGLADWALTETVRYLKERKQFNRPVGGFQAIKHRLAQLWLEVVNLRAVARGAADALVSGEDVDIAVAVAQAYAAGVAVHAAEEALQLHAGIGMTWEHPIHLNLKRAKADSIAYGTAGAHRAAVAELVDLPAP; from the coding sequence ATGAGCGCACAGCCCGATCTTCTCTACTCCGAGGAGGAGGAGGCGCTGCGCGCCGCCGTCCGCGACCTGCTCGCCGATCACTGCGGCGCGCCCGGGGTCATCGCGCGTACCGAGTCGGACGCACCGCACGACCTGGCGGCCTGGAAGGCGCTCGGTGACGGCATGGGCCTCGCGGGACTGCTGGTGCCCGAGGAACTGGGCGGTCAGGGCGCCACCCATCGTGAAGTGGCCGTGGTGCTGGAGGAGTTGGGGCGCGCTGTCGCGCCCGTGCCGTACCTGAGCAGCGCCGTGGTCGCCACGGAGGCGCTGCTGGCCGTCGGGGACGAGGAACTGCTCGGGCGGCTGGCTTCGGGGCGGACCATCGGTGTCCTGGCGGTCGGGCTGCACACCGCACCGGGAGCCGCCGTCAAGCCGGTGCACGTCGAAGGCGGCCTGCTCGGGGGCGAGTTGGCCGGTATCGCGGACGCCGCTGTCGCCGACGTACTGCTCGTCCCCGCCGACGACGGCGGCCTGTACGCGGTGGACGCCTCGGCCGTCACCGTCACCCCGCAGGTGTCCTTCGACCTCACCCGTCCGCTCGCGACGCTCACCCTCGCCGGCGCTCCCGGCCGCCGCCTCGGCGACGCCGAACCCGCCGTCCGCCGGGCCCTGCGGGCCGGTGCCGGACTGCTGGCGTCCGAACAGCTCGGGCTCGCGGACTGGGCGTTGACCGAGACCGTGCGCTACCTGAAGGAGCGCAAGCAGTTCAACCGGCCCGTCGGCGGCTTCCAGGCGATCAAGCACCGGCTGGCGCAGCTGTGGCTGGAGGTCGTCAACCTGCGGGCCGTGGCCCGGGGTGCGGCCGACGCGCTGGTGAGCGGTGAGGACGTCGACATCGCGGTGGCCGTCGCCCAGGCCTACGCGGCAGGGGTCGCCGTCCACGCCGCCGAGGAGGCGCTGCAACTGCACGCCGGGATCGGCATGACCTGGGAACACCCGATCCACCTCAACCTCAAGCGGGCCAAGGCCGACTCGATCGCCTACGGCACCGCGGGCGCCCACCGCGCCGCCGTGGCCGAACTCGTCGACCTGCCCGCCCCCTGA
- a CDS encoding phosphatidylinositol-specific phospholipase C/glycerophosphodiester phosphodiesterase family protein → MAPVTRRSVLTGLGATTAAVLAPPAGSAFADGREHGPRPLWRAHAHNDYEHPRPLLDALDHRFGSVEAHIFLVDGELLVAHSADELDPARTLESLYLAPLAARVRAERGSVYRGHRRPLQLLIDIKTEGSSTYLALDRRLERYKDLFTTYAHGRVHSGPVTAVVSGDRAARTPMEAQRVRRAFYDGRLTDLGTSKASFTSLISDNWPLNFTWSGVGAFPEAERRKLRDAVRAAHARGQRVRFWATPDLAGPARDAVWAELLAAGVDHLNTDDLAGLEAFLDAHRTA, encoded by the coding sequence ATGGCCCCCGTCACCCGCCGCAGCGTTCTCACCGGCCTAGGCGCCACCACGGCCGCAGTGCTCGCACCGCCGGCCGGCAGCGCGTTCGCCGACGGTCGCGAGCACGGCCCCCGCCCTCTGTGGCGCGCCCACGCCCACAACGACTACGAGCACCCCCGCCCCCTGCTCGACGCCCTCGACCACCGCTTCGGCAGCGTCGAGGCCCACATCTTCCTCGTCGACGGCGAACTGCTCGTCGCCCACTCCGCGGACGAACTCGACCCCGCACGCACCCTGGAGTCCCTCTACCTCGCCCCGCTCGCCGCCCGCGTGAGGGCCGAACGCGGTTCCGTGTACCGGGGGCACCGGCGGCCGCTGCAACTGCTCATCGACATCAAGACCGAGGGCTCCTCGACCTACCTCGCACTCGACCGTCGACTCGAGCGCTACAAGGACCTGTTCACGACCTACGCCCACGGCCGCGTCCACTCCGGTCCGGTCACCGCCGTCGTCTCCGGCGACCGGGCGGCCCGCACGCCCATGGAGGCGCAGCGCGTGCGCCGGGCCTTCTACGACGGCAGGCTCACCGACCTCGGTACCTCGAAGGCGTCGTTCACCTCGCTGATCAGCGACAACTGGCCGCTCAACTTCACCTGGTCGGGCGTCGGAGCCTTCCCCGAAGCGGAACGGCGCAAGCTGCGGGATGCCGTGCGGGCGGCGCATGCCCGGGGGCAGCGGGTGAGGTTCTGGGCGACGCCCGACCTCGCGGGCCCCGCCCGGGACGCGGTGTGGGCCGAACTCCTCGCCGCCGGGGTCGATCACCTCAACACCGACGACCTGGCCGGGCTGGAGGCCTTCCTGGACGCCCACCGGACGGCGTAG
- a CDS encoding phosphodiester glycosidase family protein, producing the protein MTRHQKRSGARNTAVTLLVAVGTLAGATPAVAAPGPAATWTTVAAGVTYRQYDLRAAAGTAHAHVLSVDLANTRVRLGLLYPGAVASRAAVSSLANSQKAVAGINGDFFDISETQHPGVAATGASVGPAIADGRVLKGAVPNAQRFGPALPPGTGTGAVVGVGTDGRARLDTLTLNGTYSTLGRQLPLGGVNQYALPENSVGAFTSDWGSVSRRRATCGTDTERAAPCSTRTYEVTLRSGRVVSASTAPGRGSIAVGTTVLVGREAGAQRLQQLVRDQPVTVRYGLTSAAGRAYGFAVGGYPILSGARPRAGLDDSVPAVRTAVGIASGGKRVFLFSLDGATTYRRGLTIAEVATALKNLGASEGFSLDGGGSSTLVARPPGSAGVTVRNHPSDGSERPVSNGIGVFTR; encoded by the coding sequence GTGACACGACATCAGAAACGGTCCGGGGCGCGCAACACGGCCGTCACGCTGCTCGTCGCAGTGGGCACGCTGGCCGGTGCGACGCCGGCGGTGGCGGCCCCGGGCCCCGCCGCGACCTGGACCACCGTGGCGGCGGGCGTGACCTACCGGCAGTACGACCTCAGGGCGGCCGCCGGGACGGCGCACGCGCACGTGCTCAGCGTCGATCTCGCCAACACCCGTGTAAGGCTGGGGCTTCTGTACCCGGGAGCCGTCGCGTCCCGTGCGGCCGTCTCCTCGCTGGCGAACAGCCAGAAGGCCGTCGCCGGCATCAACGGGGACTTCTTCGACATCAGCGAGACGCAGCACCCGGGCGTCGCGGCGACCGGGGCGAGCGTGGGGCCGGCGATCGCGGACGGGAGGGTGCTCAAGGGCGCGGTCCCGAACGCCCAGCGGTTCGGTCCCGCCCTGCCACCGGGCACCGGCACCGGGGCCGTGGTCGGTGTCGGCACCGACGGCAGGGCCCGGCTGGACACCCTGACCCTCAACGGCACCTACAGCACTCTGGGACGACAGCTGCCGCTGGGCGGCGTCAACCAGTACGCGCTGCCGGAGAACTCCGTCGGCGCGTTCACCTCGGACTGGGGCAGCGTCTCCCGCCGGCGGGCCACCTGCGGCACGGACACCGAACGGGCCGCGCCGTGCAGTACCCGCACCTACGAGGTGACGCTGAGGAGCGGCCGGGTCGTGTCGGCGTCGACCGCACCGGGGCGCGGAAGCATCGCGGTGGGCACGACGGTTCTCGTCGGGCGCGAGGCGGGCGCCCAGCGCCTCCAGCAGCTCGTCAGGGACCAGCCGGTGACGGTGCGTTACGGGCTCACGTCCGCGGCCGGCCGGGCGTACGGCTTCGCCGTCGGCGGCTACCCGATCCTGTCGGGCGCCCGACCGCGGGCCGGTCTGGACGACTCGGTGCCGGCCGTGCGCACGGCCGTCGGCATCGCGAGCGGCGGGAAGCGGGTGTTCCTGTTCTCGCTGGACGGTGCGACCACGTACCGCAGGGGCCTGACCATCGCCGAGGTCGCCACCGCCCTGAAGAACCTCGGCGCGAGCGAGGGCTTCAGCCTGGACGGCGGCGGCTCCTCGACCCTGGTGGCCCGCCCCCCGGGCTCGGCCGGGGTGACGGTCCGCAACCACCCGTCCGACGGGTCCGAGCGCCCGGTGTCGAACGGCATCGGAGTCTTCACCCGGTAG
- a CDS encoding bifunctional class I SAM-dependent methyltransferase/NUDIX hydrolase, whose translation MPLPPAPDGPESVNAEAWQAYATHHLRRGTVLAQAERIDWGFPGAGPDEAFLGELTGRRVLDLGCGPARHAARLVRAYGATVDAVDLAPGQIERARDRYGALPGLRLLHADAVEHLRAARPYDVIYSVNAVPYVDPRRLFPALATALKPGGTLCFSVLHTNSSGEGPTSELVARPETLRFAGGGAATVRMWVPTTEVWEALLTDHGLRVEDVVPVTSPDPGNPAAYRVLRARRPLRVSARPRSGRPPVAHAAIGVGAILHGPRGLLLGRHRRGTWELPGGTVEPGESLRETVVRELREETGLRADPSRVRLLGTLLDRVEGVVRMTVGAVVTDWEGEPADQPGESVGDWRWYSLDHLPPSLFVCSAQSLTVWRPDLPIDHAPAHFTPYDDRTGGAGG comes from the coding sequence ATGCCCCTTCCCCCCGCCCCCGACGGCCCGGAGTCCGTCAACGCCGAAGCCTGGCAGGCCTATGCCACCCACCATCTGCGGCGCGGCACCGTGCTCGCGCAGGCGGAGCGGATCGACTGGGGGTTCCCGGGCGCGGGGCCGGACGAGGCGTTCCTCGGAGAGCTGACGGGCCGGCGGGTCCTGGACCTCGGCTGCGGACCGGCGCGGCACGCGGCCCGGCTCGTCCGCGCGTACGGCGCCACCGTCGACGCCGTCGATCTCGCGCCGGGCCAGATCGAGCGGGCCCGGGACCGGTACGGGGCGCTGCCCGGGCTGCGGCTGCTGCACGCCGACGCCGTCGAACATCTGCGGGCGGCGCGGCCGTACGACGTGATCTACTCCGTCAACGCCGTCCCGTACGTCGACCCACGGCGGCTGTTTCCCGCCCTGGCGACCGCGCTGAAGCCGGGCGGGACGCTGTGCTTCTCCGTCCTGCACACCAACTCGTCGGGTGAGGGGCCGACTTCGGAGCTGGTGGCCCGCCCGGAGACCCTGCGGTTCGCGGGCGGCGGCGCGGCGACGGTGCGGATGTGGGTGCCCACCACCGAGGTGTGGGAAGCCCTGCTCACCGACCACGGGCTGCGTGTGGAGGACGTGGTGCCGGTGACCTCGCCCGACCCCGGCAACCCCGCCGCCTACCGTGTCCTGCGAGCCCGGCGCCCCCTGCGCGTCTCCGCACGCCCCCGCAGCGGGCGCCCGCCCGTCGCGCACGCGGCGATCGGCGTCGGCGCCATCCTGCACGGCCCCCGTGGGCTCCTGCTGGGCCGTCACCGCCGAGGCACCTGGGAGCTGCCGGGAGGCACGGTGGAGCCCGGGGAGTCACTGCGGGAGACGGTCGTGCGGGAGCTGCGGGAGGAGACCGGGCTGCGGGCGGACCCGTCGAGGGTACGGCTGCTGGGCACCCTCCTCGACCGGGTCGAGGGTGTCGTGCGGATGACCGTCGGCGCCGTCGTCACCGACTGGGAGGGCGAACCGGCCGACCAGCCCGGCGAGAGCGTCGGCGACTGGCGCTGGTACTCCCTGGACCACCTGCCGCCGTCCCTGTTCGTGTGCAGCGCCCAGTCCCTCACCGTCTGGCGACCGGACCTGCCGATCGACCACGCCCCGGCCCACTTCACCCCGTACGACGACCGCACGGGCGGCGCCGGCGGCTGA
- a CDS encoding carboxymuconolactone decarboxylase family protein encodes MTRRIFIDKQSPKAYHALVQTSEAVRATAADAGLERTVVELVNLRVSQLNGCAFCLDVHTRAALRAGEDTRRLGVLAAWRDTDLFTPLECAALALAEATTVPSDAAAQESAYADALTVLTEDQISAVIWVAVTINAFNRVSILSKHPVH; translated from the coding sequence ATGACTCGACGGATCTTCATAGACAAGCAGAGCCCCAAGGCCTACCACGCGCTGGTCCAGACATCCGAGGCCGTACGGGCGACCGCCGCCGACGCGGGCCTGGAGCGCACCGTCGTCGAACTGGTCAACCTGCGCGTCTCACAGCTCAACGGCTGCGCGTTCTGCCTCGACGTGCACACGAGGGCGGCCCTGCGGGCGGGCGAGGACACCCGGCGGCTGGGCGTCCTCGCGGCCTGGCGGGACACCGACCTCTTCACTCCCCTGGAGTGCGCCGCCCTGGCGCTGGCCGAGGCGACCACCGTGCCGTCCGACGCCGCCGCGCAGGAGAGCGCGTACGCCGACGCCCTCACGGTTCTCACCGAGGACCAGATATCGGCGGTGATCTGGGTGGCCGTCACCATCAACGCCTTCAACCGGGTGTCCATCCTCAGCAAGCACCCCGTGCACTGA
- a CDS encoding pirin family protein, which translates to MTVRRTLPQRTRSLIGAWCFADHYGPDDVADTGGMDVAPHPHIGLQTVSWLFTGEIEHRDSLGSHAFVRPGELNLMTGGHGIAHTEVSTPDTTVLHGVQLWVALPDAHRDAPRDFQHHAPAPVDLRGAEIRVFLGSLAGSASPVRTFTPLLGAELVLRPGAEVSLAVDPAFEHGLLVDTGELRFAGTVLRRAELGYLEPGFGHLTLTNDSDTDPARAILLGGPPFEEEIVMWWNFIGRSHADVARAREDWTAELARPAGQQGLGKPRFGEVEGYDGEPLPAPELPSVPLRARGRAR; encoded by the coding sequence ATGACCGTACGACGGACGCTGCCGCAGCGTACGCGCAGCCTCATCGGCGCGTGGTGCTTCGCCGACCACTACGGCCCCGACGACGTCGCCGACACCGGCGGCATGGACGTGGCCCCGCATCCCCACATCGGTCTGCAGACGGTGAGCTGGCTGTTCACCGGCGAGATCGAGCACCGGGACAGCCTCGGCAGCCACGCCTTCGTCCGCCCCGGCGAGCTCAACCTGATGACCGGCGGGCACGGCATCGCCCACACGGAGGTCTCCACCCCGGACACCACCGTCCTGCACGGCGTCCAGCTCTGGGTGGCCCTCCCGGACGCCCACCGCGACGCGCCGCGGGACTTCCAGCACCACGCCCCCGCCCCGGTGGACCTGCGCGGCGCCGAGATCAGGGTCTTCCTGGGCTCCCTCGCCGGGTCCGCCTCCCCGGTCCGCACCTTCACCCCGCTGCTCGGCGCCGAACTCGTCCTGCGGCCGGGCGCGGAGGTCAGCCTCGCCGTCGACCCCGCCTTCGAGCACGGCCTGCTCGTCGACACCGGCGAGCTGCGCTTCGCCGGCACCGTCCTGCGCCGCGCGGAACTCGGATACCTGGAACCCGGCTTCGGCCACCTCACCCTGACCAACGACTCGGACACCGACCCGGCCCGCGCGATCCTGCTCGGCGGCCCGCCGTTCGAGGAGGAGATCGTCATGTGGTGGAACTTCATCGGGCGCAGCCATGCGGACGTGGCGCGGGCCCGGGAGGACTGGACGGCGGAGCTCGCGCGGCCGGCGGGGCAACAGGGCCTGGGCAAACCCCGGTTCGGCGAGGTCGAGGGATACGACGGGGAGCCGCTGCCGGCCCCCGAACTGCCGTCGGTGCCGTTGCGGGCGCGAGGCAGGGCGCGCTGA
- a CDS encoding YhgE/Pip domain-containing protein codes for MTADGTTPDPGPQARAATLVRRPKLWLMPTVLTGLLALLLSLLYMGGVVSPQRDLHDLPIALVNGDTGRPPAGQSQNLGTQIAAAITSDTSSDAADWRQLSRARAQDELDSGKVYGALVIPADFTDSVTALTTTHATTRPGMTVLTNPAKGSLGSSLASRITTTAAQQASRTIGERLTAAVKGADSTRRLLLADPVVITTEAGHPLGDHSGLGLSAFYYTLLLVLAGFMGGNVISNGVDTALGYADNEIGPWHTRFPTVPINRTQTLLLKMAMTAGITIVSVSLVTLACVGILGMDATHIPLLWVYSYCAALAVGLGVQAINAAFGGIGQLVSMFVFIVLGLPSSGATVPLQAVPGFYRFLSYFEPMRQLSDGVRAILYFDARGDAGLTRAWIMIAVGAVAGLLFGFAMAGYYDRRGHRRLTPRPPA; via the coding sequence ATGACCGCCGACGGCACGACCCCCGATCCCGGCCCGCAGGCACGCGCCGCCACGCTTGTGCGCCGTCCCAAGCTGTGGCTGATGCCCACGGTCCTCACCGGACTGCTCGCCCTCCTGCTGTCGCTGCTCTACATGGGCGGCGTCGTCAGCCCGCAGCGCGATCTGCACGACCTGCCGATCGCACTCGTCAACGGCGACACCGGCAGGCCGCCGGCCGGGCAGAGCCAGAACCTCGGCACCCAGATCGCCGCGGCCATCACCTCGGACACCTCGAGCGACGCCGCCGACTGGCGGCAGCTGTCCCGGGCCCGGGCCCAGGACGAGCTGGACTCGGGCAAGGTGTACGGCGCCCTGGTCATCCCCGCGGACTTCACCGACTCCGTGACCGCGCTCACCACCACGCACGCGACCACGCGGCCCGGGATGACGGTGCTGACCAACCCCGCCAAGGGGAGCCTCGGTTCCTCCCTCGCGAGCCGGATCACCACCACGGCGGCCCAGCAGGCATCCCGGACCATCGGCGAACGGCTGACGGCGGCCGTCAAGGGGGCGGACTCCACACGCCGACTGCTGCTCGCCGACCCGGTCGTCATCACCACCGAGGCCGGACACCCGCTCGGCGACCACAGCGGCCTCGGTCTCAGCGCCTTCTACTACACCCTGCTGCTGGTACTGGCCGGGTTCATGGGCGGCAACGTCATCAGCAACGGCGTGGACACCGCGCTCGGTTACGCCGACAACGAGATCGGCCCCTGGCACACCCGGTTCCCCACGGTGCCGATCAACCGCACCCAGACGCTGTTGCTGAAGATGGCCATGACGGCCGGCATCACGATCGTCAGCGTCTCCCTGGTGACGCTCGCCTGCGTCGGCATCCTCGGCATGGACGCGACCCACATCCCGCTGCTGTGGGTCTACTCCTACTGCGCGGCCCTCGCGGTCGGCCTCGGCGTCCAGGCCATCAACGCGGCCTTCGGCGGGATCGGCCAGCTGGTGTCCATGTTCGTGTTCATCGTGCTCGGCCTGCCCTCCTCGGGCGCCACCGTCCCGCTCCAGGCCGTGCCCGGCTTCTACCGCTTCCTGTCCTACTTCGAGCCGATGCGCCAGCTCAGCGACGGCGTCCGGGCGATCCTCTACTTCGACGCGCGCGGCGACGCGGGGCTGACCCGGGCGTGGATCATGATCGCGGTCGGCGCGGTCGCGGGTCTGCTCTTCGGTTTCGCGATGGCCGGGTACTACGACCGCAGGGGCCACCGGCGCCTCACCCCGCGGCCCCCCGCCTGA
- a CDS encoding PucR family transcriptional regulator, whose product MTGQHPSEPFLDGFDRILADAARTGRRLTRDEIESRRALGARAAEAGRGWRGLVHAHLVAGRESRPRGADPDSVLAVVEQAVDAFADGYEGAQRLVIRKEEASRREFIDDLLHGSSAAGRLAERSERFGLRLSRAHAVAVAEGPAKYDETDPVARQVADELFGRFEKRRILFTTKDGRMVCIAPADRDEVLTHFARHVRAATGGAQVAIGRPRTGPVGIGHSYEEALNALDVAQRMGLDEPLLRASDLLVFPVLARDRQALVDLVQGALGPLERARGGARPLLDTLTTYFDTGCVAAATARRLSLSVRALTYRLARIHTLTGTDPTDPAHRHALQTAVIGARLLDWPARPLTPAEISS is encoded by the coding sequence ATGACCGGCCAGCACCCGTCCGAGCCGTTCCTCGACGGATTCGACCGGATCCTGGCGGACGCCGCGCGCACGGGCCGCCGGCTGACCCGCGACGAGATCGAGTCCCGCCGGGCGCTCGGCGCCCGGGCCGCCGAGGCCGGGCGCGGTTGGCGCGGCCTCGTCCACGCGCATCTCGTGGCCGGCCGGGAGAGCCGTCCGCGAGGAGCCGATCCCGACAGCGTCCTCGCCGTCGTCGAACAGGCCGTGGACGCCTTCGCCGACGGCTACGAAGGGGCACAGCGCCTCGTGATCCGCAAAGAGGAGGCGTCCCGCCGGGAGTTCATCGACGACCTGCTGCACGGGAGCAGCGCCGCGGGCCGACTCGCCGAGCGCTCCGAGCGGTTCGGGCTGAGGCTGTCCCGGGCCCATGCGGTCGCGGTGGCCGAGGGGCCGGCGAAGTACGACGAGACGGACCCCGTCGCCCGGCAGGTGGCGGACGAACTGTTCGGCCGCTTCGAGAAGCGGCGCATCCTGTTCACCACCAAGGACGGCCGGATGGTGTGCATCGCGCCCGCCGACCGCGACGAGGTCCTCACCCACTTCGCCCGGCACGTCCGTGCGGCCACGGGCGGCGCCCAGGTCGCCATCGGCCGCCCGCGGACGGGCCCGGTCGGCATCGGGCACAGTTACGAGGAGGCGCTGAACGCCCTGGACGTGGCCCAGCGCATGGGCCTCGACGAGCCGCTGCTGCGCGCCTCGGACCTCCTGGTCTTCCCCGTCCTGGCCCGGGACCGGCAGGCACTGGTGGATCTCGTGCAGGGTGCCCTCGGGCCGCTGGAACGGGCACGCGGCGGGGCGCGGCCCCTGCTCGACACCCTCACCACGTACTTCGACACCGGCTGCGTGGCCGCCGCCACGGCCCGGCGGCTCTCCCTCAGCGTGCGCGCGCTCACCTACCGCCTCGCCCGCATCCACACCCTGACCGGCACCGACCCCACCGACCCCGCCCACCGCCACGCCCTTCAGACCGCGGTCATCGGCGCCCGGCTGCTGGACTGGCCGGCCAGACCCCTGACCCCGGCCGAGATCTCCTCCTGA
- a CDS encoding VanW family protein, which translates to MRSRTASVPPLALAGGALTVGVGALYLAGLLVTGGEIESGTTVRGVDIGGLSRTEAIHKLDRRLTAAGARELTVRVGDRTARLDPRRAGLAFDAERTVDRATRNGSDPVGVFRGFFRSGGEQEPVVRLDETRARAALAKLAGTLDRTVREGAVGFAGGRVRQVAPRSGHALDVDAAVGTLRTAFLHGGTAGVTDLPDRETRPKVTADEVRRAVRDFARPAMSAPVTLTAGGKRFTIGQAVLGEHLTMRPDAAGRLVPKLDAKGLRAGPSVARPLAGVTTAPENAVLRLDGDRVVVARDARTGVQVTDKALGKAVLPLLTRSGGARTGEVAARPTRPEVTRDSAARLGLREKMSSFTVHFERAAYRTQNIGRAARLIDGSVVRPGETWSFNRTVGRRTEANGFGEGIMILGGEFTKAPGGGVSTVATTMFNAMFFAGVEPLEHGAHSFYIERYPEGREATVAWGSLDLRFANDSGHALYIQAEATDTSVTVNFIGTRKYDEVRSVTGPRTKVTQPRRKVSTDEKCVPQTPLEGFDVTVDRVFYDDGREVRREPFRTHYTPRDEVTCETGR; encoded by the coding sequence ATGCGCTCTCGAACCGCCTCCGTGCCGCCCCTCGCCCTGGCGGGCGGTGCGCTGACCGTCGGCGTCGGCGCTCTGTATCTGGCCGGACTGCTGGTCACGGGCGGTGAGATCGAGTCCGGTACGACGGTGCGCGGCGTGGACATCGGGGGCCTCAGCCGTACGGAGGCCATCCACAAGCTGGACAGGCGGCTCACGGCGGCCGGCGCGCGCGAGCTGACCGTGCGGGTCGGGGACCGCACCGCGCGCCTCGACCCGCGCCGGGCCGGACTCGCCTTCGACGCCGAGCGGACGGTCGACCGGGCGACGCGCAACGGCTCCGATCCGGTGGGCGTCTTCCGTGGGTTCTTCCGCTCGGGGGGCGAGCAGGAGCCGGTCGTCCGTCTGGACGAGACCAGGGCCCGCGCCGCTCTGGCGAAGCTGGCGGGGACGCTCGACCGGACGGTCCGCGAAGGCGCCGTCGGCTTCGCCGGCGGCCGGGTCCGGCAGGTCGCCCCCCGCAGTGGTCACGCACTGGACGTGGATGCCGCCGTCGGGACGCTGCGGACCGCCTTCCTGCACGGCGGCACGGCCGGGGTCACGGACCTGCCCGACCGCGAGACGCGGCCGAAGGTGACGGCGGACGAGGTGCGGCGGGCGGTGCGCGACTTCGCGCGGCCGGCCATGTCGGCGCCCGTGACGCTCACCGCGGGAGGCAAGCGGTTCACCATCGGCCAGGCCGTCCTGGGCGAGCACCTGACGATGCGGCCGGACGCCGCCGGGAGGCTGGTCCCGAAGCTGGACGCCAAGGGGCTGCGCGCCGGCCCCTCGGTGGCCCGCCCGCTGGCCGGCGTCACGACCGCCCCCGAGAACGCGGTGCTGCGGCTGGACGGCGACCGGGTCGTGGTGGCCCGCGACGCCCGGACCGGCGTGCAGGTCACCGACAAGGCGCTGGGCAAGGCGGTGCTGCCGCTGCTGACGCGGTCGGGCGGTGCCCGCACCGGGGAGGTGGCCGCCCGGCCGACCCGGCCGGAGGTGACCCGCGACAGCGCCGCCCGGCTGGGGCTGAGGGAGAAGATGTCCTCCTTCACCGTCCACTTCGAGCGGGCCGCCTACCGCACACAGAACATCGGGCGGGCCGCGCGGCTCATCGACGGCTCCGTCGTGAGGCCCGGTGAGACCTGGAGCTTCAACCGGACCGTGGGGCGGCGCACCGAGGCCAACGGTTTCGGCGAGGGCATCATGATCCTCGGCGGAGAGTTCACCAAGGCGCCCGGCGGCGGTGTCTCCACCGTGGCCACGACGATGTTCAACGCGATGTTCTTCGCCGGCGTCGAACCCCTGGAGCACGGCGCCCATTCCTTCTACATCGAGCGTTACCCGGAGGGCCGTGAGGCCACGGTCGCCTGGGGCAGCCTCGACCTGAGGTTCGCCAACGACTCGGGTCACGCCCTGTACATACAGGCCGAGGCCACCGACACCTCGGTGACCGTCAACTTCATCGGTACCAGAAAGTACGACGAGGTCAGGTCCGTCACCGGGCCCCGCACCAAGGTGACACAGCCGCGGCGGAAGGTGAGCACGGACGAGAAGTGCGTGCCGCAGACCCCGCTCGAGGGCTTCGACGTCACTGTCGACCGGGTCTTCTACGACGACGGCAGGGAAGTGCGGCGGGAGCCGTTCCGCACCCACTACACCCCGCGGGACGAGGTCACGTGCGAGACGGGCCGCTGA